From Deferrisoma camini S3R1, the proteins below share one genomic window:
- a CDS encoding cytochrome c3 family protein, translated as MAAQNNPDPTRFDIGTADEIATCTSCHMGGGPYEVDRFGNRYDEFFQANRDRIEAGEFGAWNGDYYRYDVEDIGAAPFYMARDLMGGGPSPALSAPHLHDWGESGVLEAECLTCHLDPYANRLHTANGVDAQNYAPRLKIFLIARMNEARDDYADIWAISVGRYPTPGEIPEGYEVFSIDRYSSPLSGTFEPGRFYAAPNSPVASTRDSVKIPMVEGGKPDEAGGTSGFKMHNAYSPAVNAVTAANGDKVWGSRKFLGYYFKYAATGGLMGLDLDGDGVPLAYVKLVKKDGVSLSQVPDEVQNYFTVQTYYDPDDLELFAAQSGTKAPLLASDDTGGHKWDLICGRCHVGFRDPVNQGLYIRPDVMGMKADIPKRGTFWKMEYDGEENYDKALEEVEAGRKSRGDLAGYDVHAARGVECVDCHASKDQGPTAPDHNFGKGIDTGGTVRNDLDFQKVKVCTDCHNLDQMTLAHRDNFGSEEIVADHFENVACETCHIPYKRYWPFRAFDYSMGFSYNFDSRFMPNPADPGDISQMVPFSFFAAFGIQDPQPGYYAAAPFYGIGGLQWVGQSNPIFGMDVVTSIAYFDPNGPDPLVAQKLRLEDKEPGFGSDRALDPYAMFYTMMTDPDGSATIPVPDDEGNFDPADMAEFFRTANGKSYFEFTPVLYKKPDRDGKIKIYPGNPVAAVTWVVYDPDDPASMRVLAPRELNSILAGAVSREVMPGRHQIGMVLISSSVTRDESGAITAYDPATIVWDDNFDLRPEISNETELDLVKAALKTVLEKEDQYAGRPSPNYDANLRLAIVAHYFTVTHNVLPASQALGAAKDYDKLGGVDPTTGKMVPPPGVVEAGTTRQCVDCHAQGTEPVYGGDPDVVLNARLSNRTVTFLPWTIENFEGLVAKGKIWVEPEVGYIHPVDVNRDGDTDDVAPDFSTVETTGMVTPADLIGATQAEILEHTEEAARAFAKLAGLTPVEPGEEPVTAEEPAPTPESGDTSGSTGCFLQTLSRP; from the coding sequence TTGGCGGCACAGAACAATCCGGACCCCACCCGGTTCGACATCGGCACGGCCGACGAGATCGCCACCTGCACCTCGTGCCACATGGGCGGCGGCCCCTACGAGGTGGACCGGTTCGGCAACCGGTACGACGAGTTCTTCCAGGCCAACCGCGACCGGATCGAGGCCGGTGAGTTCGGCGCCTGGAACGGGGACTACTACCGGTACGACGTGGAGGACATCGGAGCGGCGCCGTTCTACATGGCCCGGGACCTCATGGGCGGCGGGCCCTCCCCGGCCCTGTCGGCCCCCCACCTGCACGACTGGGGCGAGAGCGGGGTGCTGGAGGCCGAGTGCCTGACCTGCCACCTCGATCCCTACGCGAACCGCCTCCACACCGCCAACGGGGTGGACGCCCAGAACTACGCGCCCCGGCTCAAGATCTTCCTGATCGCCAGGATGAACGAGGCCCGGGACGACTACGCCGACATCTGGGCCATCTCGGTGGGCCGGTACCCGACCCCGGGCGAGATCCCCGAAGGGTACGAGGTGTTCTCGATCGACCGGTACTCGAGCCCCCTCTCTGGCACCTTCGAGCCCGGCCGGTTCTACGCGGCGCCCAACTCGCCCGTGGCGAGCACCCGGGACTCGGTCAAGATCCCCATGGTCGAGGGCGGCAAGCCCGACGAGGCCGGCGGCACGAGCGGGTTCAAGATGCACAACGCCTACAGCCCGGCCGTGAACGCCGTGACCGCCGCGAACGGCGACAAGGTGTGGGGCAGCCGCAAGTTCCTGGGCTACTACTTCAAGTACGCGGCCACGGGCGGGCTCATGGGGCTCGACCTGGACGGGGACGGGGTGCCCCTGGCCTACGTGAAGCTGGTGAAGAAGGACGGGGTGAGCCTCTCCCAGGTCCCGGACGAGGTGCAGAACTACTTCACGGTGCAGACCTACTACGACCCGGACGATCTCGAGCTCTTCGCCGCCCAGTCCGGCACCAAAGCCCCCCTGCTCGCCAGCGACGACACGGGCGGCCACAAGTGGGACCTGATCTGCGGCCGGTGCCACGTGGGCTTCCGCGACCCCGTGAACCAGGGGCTGTACATCCGGCCCGACGTGATGGGCATGAAGGCCGACATCCCCAAGCGGGGCACCTTCTGGAAGATGGAGTACGACGGCGAGGAGAACTACGACAAGGCCCTGGAGGAGGTGGAGGCCGGGAGGAAGAGCCGGGGAGACCTGGCCGGCTACGACGTGCATGCGGCCCGGGGCGTGGAGTGCGTGGACTGCCACGCGTCCAAGGACCAGGGGCCGACCGCGCCCGACCACAACTTCGGCAAGGGCATCGACACCGGCGGCACGGTGCGAAACGACCTGGACTTCCAGAAGGTCAAGGTGTGCACCGACTGCCACAACCTGGACCAGATGACCCTGGCCCACCGGGACAACTTCGGGTCCGAGGAGATCGTGGCGGACCACTTCGAGAACGTGGCCTGCGAGACCTGCCACATCCCCTACAAGAGGTACTGGCCGTTCCGGGCCTTCGACTACTCCATGGGGTTCTCCTACAACTTCGACTCCCGGTTCATGCCCAACCCGGCCGACCCGGGAGACATCTCCCAGATGGTGCCGTTCTCGTTCTTCGCCGCGTTCGGCATCCAGGACCCCCAGCCGGGCTACTACGCGGCGGCCCCGTTCTACGGGATCGGGGGGCTCCAGTGGGTCGGCCAGTCGAACCCGATCTTCGGGATGGACGTGGTGACCTCCATCGCCTACTTCGACCCCAACGGGCCCGACCCGCTGGTGGCCCAGAAGCTGCGCTTGGAGGACAAGGAGCCCGGGTTCGGCTCGGACCGGGCCCTGGACCCCTACGCCATGTTCTACACCATGATGACCGACCCGGACGGCTCGGCCACGATCCCCGTGCCCGACGACGAGGGGAACTTCGACCCGGCGGACATGGCGGAGTTCTTCCGCACGGCCAACGGGAAGAGCTACTTCGAGTTCACGCCGGTGCTCTACAAGAAGCCCGACCGGGACGGGAAGATCAAGATCTACCCGGGCAACCCCGTGGCGGCCGTGACCTGGGTGGTCTACGACCCCGACGATCCGGCCAGCATGCGGGTGCTGGCCCCCCGGGAGCTCAACTCGATCCTGGCCGGCGCGGTGTCCCGGGAGGTCATGCCCGGCCGCCACCAGATCGGCATGGTGCTGATCTCGAGCTCCGTCACCCGGGACGAGTCCGGCGCGATCACCGCGTACGACCCGGCCACGATCGTGTGGGACGACAACTTCGACCTGCGGCCCGAGATCTCCAACGAGACCGAGCTGGACCTGGTGAAGGCGGCCCTGAAGACGGTGCTGGAGAAGGAGGACCAGTACGCCGGCCGGCCCTCACCCAACTACGACGCGAACCTGCGGCTCGCCATCGTGGCCCACTATTTCACCGTAACCCACAACGTGCTTCCCGCATCTCAGGCGTTGGGCGCGGCCAAGGACTACGACAAGCTGGGCGGGGTGGACCCGACCACCGGGAAAATGGTCCCCCCGCCGGGGGTGGTGGAGGCCGGCACAACCCGCCAGTGCGTGGACTGCCACGCCCAGGGCACCGAGCCGGTCTACGGCGGCGACCCGGACGTGGTCCTGAACGCCCGGCTGTCGAACCGCACGGTTACCTTCCTGCCCTGGACCATCGAGAACTTCGAAGGGCTCGTGGCCAAGGGCAAGATCTGGGTCGAGCCCGAGGTGGGCTACATCCACCCCGTGGACGTGAACCGCGACGGCGACACCGACGACGTGGCGCCCGACTTCTCCACGGTGGAGACCACCGGCATGGTGACCCCGGCCGACCTGATCGGCGCCACCCAGGCCGAGATCCTGGAGCACACCGAGGAGGCTGCCCGGGCGTTCGCCAAGCTGGCCGGCCTGACCCCGGTGGAGCCCGGGGAGGAGCCCGTGACCGCGGAGGAGCCGGCCCCCACCCCGGAAAGCGGGGACACCAGCGGCTCCACCGGCTGCTTCCTCCAGACCCTGTCCCGACCCTGA
- a CDS encoding cytochrome c3 family protein, translating into MLAAGAALALLAGCREETGLRFSHALHAEEAACTDCHGGDEGLRTGMEPCKECHDIDEANPSEACLTCHTRSGDEDYTVSKAPRGRTYADVTFAHEPHADVDCVRCHGPTPRAENLASVEFPTMETCLGCHDGDEAPTDCSTCHARIRRGERPPSHDGLWEQRHGRRTDLPEAVCRTCHPGPDACRTCHRTEKPRSHTVGWKDRSHGLEARHDRDTCRACHTATFCSDCHREAPRSHAPRNGWLASGHRIQGAADTESCRVCHGRTDPSCLACHPQGY; encoded by the coding sequence GTGTTGGCGGCTGGCGCGGCGCTAGCGCTGCTGGCCGGGTGCCGGGAGGAGACCGGCCTTCGGTTCTCCCACGCCCTCCATGCGGAGGAGGCAGCATGCACCGACTGCCACGGGGGTGACGAGGGGCTTCGAACCGGCATGGAGCCCTGCAAGGAGTGCCACGACATCGACGAGGCGAACCCCTCCGAGGCGTGCCTCACGTGCCACACCCGCTCCGGCGACGAGGACTACACCGTGTCCAAGGCCCCACGGGGCCGCACCTACGCCGACGTGACGTTCGCCCACGAGCCCCACGCCGACGTGGACTGCGTCCGGTGCCACGGACCCACCCCGCGGGCCGAGAACCTGGCCTCGGTGGAGTTTCCCACGATGGAGACGTGCCTGGGGTGCCACGACGGGGACGAGGCGCCGACCGACTGCTCCACCTGCCACGCCCGCATCCGCCGGGGCGAACGCCCCCCCTCCCACGACGGGCTGTGGGAGCAGCGCCACGGCCGGCGCACGGACCTGCCCGAGGCCGTGTGCCGGACCTGCCACCCCGGGCCGGACGCGTGCCGCACCTGCCACCGAACGGAGAAGCCCCGGAGCCACACCGTGGGCTGGAAGGACCGCAGCCACGGCCTCGAGGCCCGCCACGACCGCGACACCTGCCGCGCCTGCCACACGGCCACGTTCTGCTCCGACTGCCACCGGGAGGCCCCCCGCAGCCACGCCCCCCGGAACGGCTGGCTCGCCTCGGGGCATCGGATCCAGGGGGCCGCGGACACGGAGTCGTGCCGGGTCTGCCACGGGCGCACCGACCCCTCGTGCCTGGCGTGCCACCCCCAAGGGTATTGA
- a CDS encoding TonB-dependent receptor: MKPVVIALGIGLTACLGAGGAGAWTLSGTSRTTLRASWADAAPDQDDRGAYGSQLLVLEAQGLPVNSRAFFSGAFRWDLGQEEPDSVFYSSVDRFPGGSHLFVYDLGLVSRPLRAVELTAGRFSWESAEPVHLDGAGARVRLPLPVEASVEAFGGRLVQYYEDLERDAAWGGAAEARLPWGGRLRADYLDYFDDLLRLTVRQTLRDLAWAKASAEWVNGDLREALVSATLWWDPTSTEITASVYKKVGNEEDDDFLLDFTADADPGRYRLERLSLERQAPYNQYRLAVEQRLGDHLTLSGAYTKRDLIDEDHYESASNTSFDVVQAGFGVFDPGIPGFSLRAGLSWWLEDRLDGPEARSLSYSLDAEQRLPRGFVASAAYYRKDEDINNDLENLVAQSLELGLAYRPGSRWSADLTYRRDTDDLIEELYGVEEIHAVETRVTVRF; this comes from the coding sequence ATGAAACCAGTCGTGATCGCGTTGGGCATTGGGCTGACCGCCTGCCTGGGCGCCGGCGGAGCCGGAGCGTGGACCCTCTCCGGCACGTCCCGCACCACCCTGCGGGCGTCGTGGGCCGACGCCGCCCCCGACCAGGACGACCGGGGGGCGTACGGCTCCCAGCTCTTGGTCCTGGAGGCGCAAGGCCTGCCCGTGAACAGCCGGGCCTTCTTCTCGGGCGCGTTCCGGTGGGACCTGGGCCAGGAGGAGCCGGACTCGGTGTTCTACAGCTCGGTGGACCGGTTTCCCGGCGGCAGTCACCTGTTCGTGTACGACCTGGGGCTCGTGTCCCGGCCCCTGCGCGCGGTGGAGCTCACCGCCGGCCGGTTCTCGTGGGAGAGCGCCGAGCCCGTGCACCTGGACGGGGCCGGGGCCCGCGTGCGCCTGCCCCTGCCGGTGGAGGCGTCGGTGGAGGCCTTCGGCGGCCGCTTGGTGCAGTACTACGAGGATCTGGAGCGGGACGCCGCCTGGGGCGGGGCGGCCGAGGCCCGGCTTCCCTGGGGCGGCCGGCTTCGGGCCGACTACCTGGACTACTTCGACGACCTGCTGCGGCTGACCGTACGGCAGACGCTCCGCGACCTCGCCTGGGCCAAAGCCAGCGCCGAGTGGGTGAACGGCGACCTGCGCGAGGCCCTGGTGTCGGCCACCCTCTGGTGGGACCCCACCAGCACCGAGATCACGGCCAGCGTGTACAAAAAGGTGGGCAACGAGGAGGACGACGACTTCCTCCTGGACTTCACCGCGGACGCCGACCCCGGCCGGTACCGACTGGAGCGCCTCAGCCTGGAGCGCCAGGCCCCCTACAACCAGTACCGGCTGGCCGTGGAGCAGCGGCTGGGGGACCACCTGACCCTGAGCGGCGCCTACACCAAGCGGGATCTGATCGACGAGGACCACTACGAGAGCGCCTCGAACACCAGCTTCGACGTGGTGCAGGCGGGCTTCGGGGTGTTCGATCCGGGCATTCCGGGGTTCTCTCTCCGGGCCGGCCTGTCGTGGTGGCTCGAGGACCGGCTGGACGGCCCCGAGGCCCGAAGCCTCTCCTACTCGCTGGACGCCGAGCAGCGGCTGCCCCGCGGGTTCGTGGCCTCGGCCGCGTACTACCGCAAGGACGAGGACATCAACAACGACCTGGAGAACCTGGTGGCCCAAAGCCTGGAGCTGGGGCTCGCCTACCGGCCCGGCTCGCGGTGGTCGGCGGATCTGACCTACCGCCGGGACACCGACGACCTGATCGAGGAGCTCTACGGGGTCGAGGAGATCCACGCGGTGGAGACCCGCGTCACGGTCCGTTTCTAG
- a CDS encoding DUF4388 domain-containing protein, which produces MPLEGTLSYRDLAHLLQVVGASRKSGVLEIRYEDRLARLVFRDGRLIRAESNQRHPELGELLVQAGALTSRDLQRALGRQSAEGEERRIGTLLCEEFGVAPETIQEVLSRQFRDIVFEVLRWPGGTFRFEFGEPDEVMDRFSLNPSAFILDVGIQAGFLAEEGLAREDATLDSPRVVVELGDPRLRDACAQMWRRKRKKVVVVPDPGRLATVLGDWPTEAPSPWVITGIGPEPGEEAWSRIEAIRALQPACVLVVVGACRDAGVRVRAADAGADAYVPAPCPADLDGPHAEAHLDVFLLQLQRAVEHAAGVEEPRAGEAGA; this is translated from the coding sequence ATGCCGTTGGAAGGCACACTGAGCTACCGGGACCTGGCGCATCTCCTCCAGGTGGTCGGCGCCTCGAGGAAGTCGGGCGTGCTGGAGATCCGGTACGAGGACCGGCTCGCCCGCCTGGTGTTCCGGGACGGCCGGCTGATCCGGGCCGAGTCGAACCAGCGGCATCCGGAGCTGGGGGAGCTCCTGGTGCAGGCCGGCGCCCTGACGAGCCGGGATCTCCAGCGGGCGCTGGGACGCCAGAGCGCGGAGGGGGAGGAGCGCCGGATCGGGACCCTCCTGTGCGAGGAGTTCGGGGTGGCACCGGAGACGATCCAGGAGGTGCTTTCCCGCCAGTTCCGGGACATCGTGTTCGAGGTGCTCCGGTGGCCGGGCGGGACGTTCCGGTTCGAGTTCGGCGAGCCCGACGAGGTGATGGACCGGTTCTCCCTAAACCCCTCGGCCTTCATCCTGGACGTCGGGATCCAGGCGGGGTTCCTGGCGGAGGAGGGGCTGGCCCGGGAGGACGCCACCCTCGACTCTCCGCGGGTCGTGGTGGAGCTCGGCGATCCCCGGTTGCGGGACGCGTGCGCCCAGATGTGGAGGCGCAAGCGCAAGAAGGTGGTGGTCGTCCCGGACCCCGGCCGGCTCGCCACCGTGTTGGGGGACTGGCCCACCGAGGCCCCGTCCCCCTGGGTGATCACCGGCATCGGCCCGGAGCCGGGTGAGGAGGCCTGGAGCCGGATCGAGGCGATCCGCGCCCTGCAGCCCGCCTGCGTGCTGGTGGTGGTGGGGGCCTGTCGGGACGCCGGGGTGCGGGTGCGGGCCGCCGACGCGGGGGCCGACGCCTACGTGCCGGCCCCGTGTCCGGCCGATCTGGACGGCCCCCATGCCGAGGCCCACCTGGACGTGTTCCTGCTGCAGCTGCAGCGGGCGGTGGAGCACGCAGCCGGGGTCGAGGAGCCTCGGGCCGGAGAGGCCGGGGCATGA
- a CDS encoding chemotaxis protein CheA: MNCVPDENVQEFLAEAEEILDRLADDLAELEQTPEGDEPDPEVVNSIFRAAHSLKGISAMCGFGQITEVAHKTETLLDGVRMGRVGCTRPVMDLLYESLDLLRNLCSRLAQGQAPEDPGVPAFVERLIRAAEGGAGSDEDGLAALGLGDEVLAVLTEYERHRLEATLKNPNRTLVRVKVGFPFETFDTDLEALNATLKGLGEIISTLPGTGEGAPDRMEFELLVGLKADLEEARAAVAAHGAQVEELAPPARPTPPPAPPPASCPAEPPCTGAPAAPEACRPPAEGVRSFSQSIRVDLTKLDALMNLVGELVVARSHIHLVIDRLRREQGLTGAVIELAKAQKDLDRRLTDLREAVMDVRMVPLGQLFSKLQRTLHKILRTTGKEVDLEIRGADTEIDKLIAEELGDPLIHVIRNAVDHGIEPPDEREAKGKPRRGRIDLVAHQRGNHVVIEVADDGAGISRERVLRKAVDRGMVDPDAHLTDKEVLDLVFEPGFSTKDQATEISGRGVGMDVLRKNIARLSGMIELSSEEGRGTRVTIVLPITMAIIQALLVRAGTMRLAVPLNSVLETLSLAEQEVDRIEGRPVLRLRSDTIPLVRLDRALGVDPGSENGAGYAVVVGVAEKRLALMVDELLIQQDVVIKSLGSRLKGVPGIAGATDLGDQRPILVVDVASLVKEAEAHA; encoded by the coding sequence ATGAACTGCGTGCCGGACGAGAACGTCCAGGAGTTCCTGGCCGAGGCCGAGGAGATCCTGGACCGGCTCGCCGACGACCTGGCCGAGCTGGAGCAGACCCCCGAGGGAGACGAACCCGACCCCGAGGTGGTCAACAGCATCTTCCGGGCCGCCCACAGCCTGAAGGGCATCTCGGCCATGTGCGGCTTCGGCCAGATCACCGAGGTGGCCCACAAGACCGAGACCCTGTTGGACGGTGTGCGCATGGGCCGGGTCGGGTGCACCCGGCCGGTGATGGACCTGCTCTACGAGAGCCTCGACCTCCTTCGGAATCTGTGCTCCCGCCTGGCCCAGGGCCAGGCCCCGGAGGACCCCGGAGTGCCGGCGTTTGTGGAGCGGCTGATCCGGGCGGCCGAGGGGGGGGCGGGGAGCGACGAGGACGGCCTGGCCGCTTTGGGGCTCGGAGACGAGGTCCTGGCCGTGCTCACCGAGTACGAGCGCCACCGCCTCGAGGCCACCCTGAAGAACCCCAACCGGACCCTGGTCCGGGTGAAGGTTGGGTTCCCCTTCGAGACCTTCGACACGGACCTGGAGGCCCTGAACGCCACGCTGAAGGGCCTGGGGGAGATCATCTCCACCCTGCCGGGCACCGGCGAGGGCGCCCCGGATCGCATGGAGTTCGAGCTCCTGGTGGGCCTCAAGGCCGATCTGGAGGAGGCGCGGGCCGCGGTGGCCGCGCACGGGGCCCAGGTGGAGGAGCTGGCGCCGCCGGCGCGGCCGACTCCCCCCCCGGCCCCACCCCCTGCCTCGTGCCCGGCCGAGCCGCCCTGCACCGGGGCCCCGGCCGCACCCGAGGCGTGCCGGCCCCCGGCAGAGGGGGTGCGGAGCTTCAGCCAGTCGATCCGGGTGGACCTGACCAAGCTCGATGCGCTGATGAACCTGGTGGGCGAGCTGGTCGTGGCCCGCAGCCACATCCACCTGGTGATCGACCGGCTGCGGCGGGAGCAGGGGCTCACCGGAGCGGTGATCGAGCTGGCCAAGGCCCAAAAGGACCTGGACCGGCGGCTCACCGATCTTCGGGAGGCGGTGATGGACGTGCGCATGGTGCCCCTGGGCCAGCTGTTCTCCAAGCTCCAGCGCACCCTTCACAAGATCCTGCGCACCACCGGCAAGGAGGTGGACCTGGAGATCCGGGGGGCCGACACCGAGATCGACAAGCTGATCGCCGAGGAGCTGGGCGACCCCCTGATCCACGTGATCCGAAACGCGGTGGACCACGGCATCGAGCCCCCGGACGAACGGGAGGCGAAGGGCAAGCCCCGGCGGGGCCGGATCGACCTGGTGGCCCACCAGCGGGGGAACCACGTGGTGATCGAGGTGGCGGACGACGGGGCGGGCATCTCGCGGGAGCGGGTGCTCCGGAAGGCCGTGGACCGGGGAATGGTGGACCCGGACGCCCACCTCACCGACAAGGAGGTGCTCGACCTGGTGTTCGAGCCCGGTTTCTCCACCAAGGACCAGGCCACGGAGATCTCCGGCCGGGGGGTGGGCATGGACGTCCTGCGGAAGAACATCGCCCGGCTGTCGGGCATGATCGAGCTCAGCAGCGAGGAGGGCCGGGGGACGCGGGTGACCATCGTGCTGCCGATCACCATGGCCATCATTCAGGCCCTGCTCGTCCGAGCGGGCACCATGCGGCTGGCCGTGCCGCTGAACAGCGTGCTCGAGACCCTGTCCCTGGCGGAGCAGGAGGTCGACCGGATCGAGGGCCGTCCGGTGCTGCGGCTCCGGTCCGACACGATCCCCCTGGTGCGGCTGGACCGGGCCCTGGGGGTGGATCCGGGCTCGGAGAACGGGGCGGGCTACGCCGTGGTGGTGGGGGTGGCGGAGAAGCGGCTGGCCCTGATGGTGGACGAGCTGCTCATCCAGCAGGACGTGGTCATCAAGAGCCTGGGGTCCCGGCTCAAGGGGGTACCGGGCATCGCCGGCGCCACGGACCTGGGGGACCAGCGCCCGATCCTGGTGGTGGACGTGGCGTCGTTGGTCAAGGAGGCGGAGGCCCATGCCTGA